The sequence below is a genomic window from bacterium.
TGGCAAGGGCCACGTCTTTGCAAAGCATCTCCGGCGAAAGAAGCGCATGAGTTCCAATTGCAACGTGCACGCCTCCTTCTTTGAGCAGTGCCCGAAACGTCTTTTTTGCGATCTTCTTCTCGGACGCATGCGATGCAATAAGCGCATAAGGAGAAGAGGTGACGAATCCTATGGTAATACCGTGCGGCCCAAGAATTTTTTTTGCGCTTGCAAAATGCTGGCGCGCAAGAACCTCGGTCGGTGCCATAATAATGGCCTGATGTCCGGCTTTTATCACCTCCAGCACCGCAAGGAATGCGACGATGGTTTTGCCGCTTCCTACGTCACCCTCAAGAAGTCTTTGCATGGGATAGGGATGCGCAATGTCTTGCAAAATCTGCCAGGCAGCCCTGCGCTGGCCATCCGTGAGATTGAAAGGAAGCTTGTCTACGAATGTTTTAATGAGAGATTGGTCAAAGGGGATCGCGTGAGCCCGTATGCGCTCTCGCCCTTTTTGTTCCATGATAAATCGCGTCTGGAGCAAAAAAAGTTCTTCGAATTGAAAACGCCTACGCGCTTCTTTGGCATCTTTTGATGTTTCAGGGAAATGGATAGAGCGCACTGCCCGTTCGGGGGGTAAAAATTTTTCACGTAAAAGAACTTCGTGCGGAAATATTTCACGAAGACTCGAGGCGGTATCGAGATACCGGTGCACAAGCATGCGGATCCATCGGGAAGTCAGCCCCTTTGTTTCCCGATATACCGGCACAAGCCGCCGGGTATGCAAAGAGCTCTCCTGGCCGGTACCGATTATTTCGTATGCGGGATTTGCAAAGTAGATACCGCGCTTTCCATCATACACTTTTCCGGCAAGCGCAATTTTTGTTCCTTTTTTGAACATCCGCGCAAGATAGAGCTGGTTGAACCATACCACGCGGACCGACCCGGAAGCATCGTCTACGACGGCTTCCAAAAGCTGCGTTCCGCGATTCCATGCTCTGATGATTTTTACATCTTTTACATACCCCTCCACAGCAACAACCTCGCCCGCGCGCAAGTCTCGTGTGGCCAAGACCCGCGAGAAATCGTCATATCGATATGGGAAGTAATGCAAAAGATCCTCGACGCTGTGCAGGCCGAGGACGTTCAATTTCCTGGTTAGCGCCTGATTTTTTACAAAGGCCGCCACAGTTTGGTATGATATGATTAGAACAACGGTAGGATAAGCGCTGCCACCATCGAGATAGATACGACAACAACCGCTGCACCCCAAATGAATTTGATGATTTGTTTTTTTCGTCTCATATCATAATTAGTATAGTGGAAAGGCCCTCTGAACACAATATGCCCGGTGCGATAATTTCGACCGCCCTCCGGACATACTTTTAAAGAAAATCTTAGCCATGGCTAAGGCGTTTGATTTTTAATTGCATCGCGAGCTTTAAGGCGTTGAAATTGTAGCGCCATGTATGGCCATCCTCCGTTCAAAAATAACCATCGTAGTTGCATCGGGTTTCACCATTATGTTTGGCGCTCTTGGCGCAAGGGCATTCATGCAGGAGCGCGCATTACGGCGGGACATTGCCAAGCTTGAGTCGGGCATCGCGAAGGCCGAAGAAAAAAACAAAGAACTTGTACATTTGGTTGAATATTTTTCCAAACCCGAACAACTTGAAAAAGAAGCGAAGGTCCGGCTTAACCTTAAAAGGCCCGACGAAGAAGTGCTGGCGCTCTCATCCGAACCCCCATATATTCCAAGCGCTTCCGGCAATCCGAGCATGAGCGTGCAAACCACGACATTCCCCTTCTCGCAAATTGTAGATTTTTTTAAATCCTTTTTCACCTATTCGCTTAAGGAATAATTTTGCGGGCGTAGTATAGTGGTAGTACGTGACCTTCCCAAGGTCAAAGTGTGGGTTCGATTCCCATCGCCCGCTCATGCGAGGTTAGTGGAGTGGGCTGAATGCTCCAGTGGAGCATTCAGCGGGAGACTGCGGTGTTTCGGAAAAATAAAAGTCTCCCAGGAAGTACGATTGCTTCCCAAGCAATAAGCACGAGTCCGATTCTCGTATCCCGCTCACGTTGAGAAGACCGCACTGTTGTGCGGTTTTCTTGTTGAGGAGCGCGGAGAAGTAAATCGTTCCCGATGGATATTTGCATAATGACGAAAATTATGGTATGCTTTAAACATGGAAATAAACGATCAGGCAAGCGTATACTTCGCCCGCACTAACTTTCGCGGGGAAGACAGGATTTTCGGCATTAAGACCAAAGACCGCAGACAGCACATGTACGTGGTCGGCAAGACCGGCTGCGGCAAGTCGGTCATGCTTAAAAACATCGCCGTGCAGGATATTCAGAACGGCTCGGGTATTGCCGTGGTAGACCCGCATGGGGAACTCGTAGAAGAAATCCTTGCCTCCATACCCCCGCATCGTATCAACGATGTGATTTATTTTAACCCAGCCGATGCCGAATTCCCCATTGGCTTTAACGTGCTGGAGGTTCCGGACCCGAAATACAAACATGTGGTCGCTTCGGATCTCATGGGGATCTTCACGAAAATTTGGGCAAACGTCTGGTCGGCGCGCATGGAGTACATCATGCAAAACTGCATAATGGCCTTACTCGATACGCCCGGAACCACCCTGCTTGGCATTCCGCGGCTTTTGGTTGACCGGGAATACCGCACGAAGATCATTGCAAACATCAAGGATCCTGTAGTGAGGGCATTCTGGACGCAGGAGTATGAGAATTATACCGACCGTTTGCGCTCGGAAGCCATCGTGCCCATCCAGAACAAAGTAGGCCAGTTCCTGAACACCTCCATGGTGCGCAATATCATGGGCCAGCCCAAAAGCGGTTTTAATGTGCAGGATGTTATGAATTCTGGAAAGATTCTCTTGGTGAACGTCTCAAAGGGACGGATTGGCGAAGATAATTCGGCATTGCTTGGCGCCATGATGATCACAAAATTACAGCTTGGCGCCATGGAAAGAGTCCGCGTTGCCGAGAAGGATCGCAAGGATTTTTATCTCTATGTTGACGAGTTCCAGAACTTCGCGACGGATTCATTCGCTTCGGTGCTTTCGGAAGCCAGAAAATACCGACTCAATCTTGTCATTGCGCATCAATACATCGGACAGCTGGTTACCGAGCAGTCCACCAAGGTGCGGGATGCCGTATTCGGCAACGCCGGGACCATCATTACATTCCGGGTAGGAGCGGTTGATGCAGAATTTCTGGAAACAGAGTTTACTCCGGAATTCCTGCCGGAAGACCTGGTGAATCTCCCCAATTATCATATTTACACGAAACTCATGGTTGACGGCGTCACTTCTAGGCCATTCTCCGCAACAACGCTCCCCCCCATACCGGTGGAAGAATCTGATCAAACGGTAGAAAAGATCATTAAAATATCGCGCGAGCGTTATTCTCTGCCCCGCAAAGAGGTTGAGGAGCGCATTATGCGGTGGAGCGGCATGGATTTTTCGGAAACCGAAAGCACTCCGGAAGATGAGTTTGTTTTCGGACCGAAAACTGCCGCTTCCGGACAAAGGGGAGCGTCTGACGCTCGGCAATCTGGATCTTTTTTAAACAGAAAAAACGATAAGGCTCCGAGCGTTCCTTTGCAGCTTTTCAACGCCGTATGTGCGCGATGTAAAAAACAGACCGAAGTGAATTTTCAGCCCGATGGCAGACGGCCGGTGTATTGCAAGCTATGCCTGCCCATAATCCGCTCGGAGGAGGTGAAAAAACTAAAATCCGAAACATTCGCAAGTTCCGTAGCAGAAAAACCGGCATCTCAACGAAATGTTGTCGGGGCATATGGCACGCCCCGGCCCACCCCGCCAAATCTCCAGCAAAGCGAGCCGGCTCCCCTGCCCGCAAGGCGTCGCCCCGGCCCTGGCGCGGATTTTCCAACCGTTCGGCCAACCTCTTTTAAGGTTGCGCCCGCCGTCCCAACTAACATCGTGGATCTTTCAATCCCAAATAAAATTCAACAAGAGAAGTCAGGAATTCTCAAAGAAGTCGGGACCGGGCCGAAGGTCGGGATAAAAGCTATTTCCCTCAAGGATGCCCTTCAAATGGACGGACTGACATTTTCCGGTAAAAGACTGAAGCGAAAAGAAGTGGATCTTACGGCTTTGCGCGAAGCGCTGGGTGCATCGTTAGAATCGCGCGAGCTTCCCGATGCGCCAACTTCACCAGAACCTTACCTCGCCCCGCAGCAAGGCAGACGGGGCGAGCCGAAACATGAAACGGGCTCCGTGCCACAACACAAAGGCGCCCCACTCCGTCCGGGCCAGATTGTGACGCTTAGAGCAGAGGAGTAGCACGTACGCCCCATAGCTAGACATCCGAAGACATTCGGATGTTTTGTTTTTTTGACTTTTTCTAGATAGCCGGCTATGATACGCCGTTGGTTCATTGAAATTATTCTTGATAGAAGGGGGTAGTAATGGTGACAAAAAGACCAATCCTCGAGATTCCCGGTCCAAAAGCCCGGGAAGTCATTGAACGACAGAAAAAGTACACGGCAACAACAACGGTGGATTCTCCTTTGGTAGCGAAGCGTGGAAATGGAGTTTGGCTTACAACTGTCGACGATCAATTGGTGCTGGACGGAACAAGTGGCGTTGGCGTCTCCGGTCTTGGTTACGGAAATGTCGGACTGATACGCGCGGTCATTGAT
It includes:
- the recG gene encoding ATP-dependent DNA helicase RecG, yielding MAAFVKNQALTRKLNVLGLHSVEDLLHYFPYRYDDFSRVLATRDLRAGEVVAVEGYVKDVKIIRAWNRGTQLLEAVVDDASGSVRVVWFNQLYLARMFKKGTKIALAGKVYDGKRGIYFANPAYEIIGTGQESSLHTRRLVPVYRETKGLTSRWIRMLVHRYLDTASSLREIFPHEVLLREKFLPPERAVRSIHFPETSKDAKEARRRFQFEELFLLQTRFIMEQKGRERIRAHAIPFDQSLIKTFVDKLPFNLTDGQRRAAWQILQDIAHPYPMQRLLEGDVGSGKTIVAFLAVLEVIKAGHQAIIMAPTEVLARQHFASAKKILGPHGITIGFVTSSPYALIASHASEKKIAKKTFRALLKEGGVHVAIGTHALLSPEMLCKDVALAIVDEQHRFGVDQRSNILKKSGDAQAPHFLSMSATPIPRTLALAVYGDLDISRITEMPSDRKPIETRLVAPAHRNEAYAFIRSEIKEGRQAFVICPRIELSNNADQRGMGPAQISAEKDRRKLVWNDVKAVKEEYEKLSKIVFPDLSVAMLHGKLKSKEKESVMKKFTEGQTDILVSTSVIEVGIDVPNATVMAIEGADRFGLATLHQFRGRVGRGEHKSYCLLFSDSSGAETQSRLRALVGAKNGFELAQIDLELRGPGEFMGEAQSGMPDIAMEALQDPVLIERVREDARKVCAEDPDLARHPAIRERLKRSGGRVHGE
- a CDS encoding septum formation initiator family protein, which produces MAILRSKITIVVASGFTIMFGALGARAFMQERALRRDIAKLESGIAKAEEKNKELVHLVEYFSKPEQLEKEAKVRLNLKRPDEEVLALSSEPPYIPSASGNPSMSVQTTTFPFSQIVDFFKSFFTYSLKE
- a CDS encoding type IV secretion system DNA-binding domain-containing protein — protein: MEINDQASVYFARTNFRGEDRIFGIKTKDRRQHMYVVGKTGCGKSVMLKNIAVQDIQNGSGIAVVDPHGELVEEILASIPPHRINDVIYFNPADAEFPIGFNVLEVPDPKYKHVVASDLMGIFTKIWANVWSARMEYIMQNCIMALLDTPGTTLLGIPRLLVDREYRTKIIANIKDPVVRAFWTQEYENYTDRLRSEAIVPIQNKVGQFLNTSMVRNIMGQPKSGFNVQDVMNSGKILLVNVSKGRIGEDNSALLGAMMITKLQLGAMERVRVAEKDRKDFYLYVDEFQNFATDSFASVLSEARKYRLNLVIAHQYIGQLVTEQSTKVRDAVFGNAGTIITFRVGAVDAEFLETEFTPEFLPEDLVNLPNYHIYTKLMVDGVTSRPFSATTLPPIPVEESDQTVEKIIKISRERYSLPRKEVEERIMRWSGMDFSETESTPEDEFVFGPKTAASGQRGASDARQSGSFLNRKNDKAPSVPLQLFNAVCARCKKQTEVNFQPDGRRPVYCKLCLPIIRSEEVKKLKSETFASSVAEKPASQRNVVGAYGTPRPTPPNLQQSEPAPLPARRRPGPGADFPTVRPTSFKVAPAVPTNIVDLSIPNKIQQEKSGILKEVGTGPKVGIKAISLKDALQMDGLTFSGKRLKRKEVDLTALREALGASLESRELPDAPTSPEPYLAPQQGRRGEPKHETGSVPQHKGAPLRPGQIVTLRAEE